One segment of Thermosynechococcus sp. HN-54 DNA contains the following:
- a CDS encoding cation-translocating P-type ATPase codes for MSLSSSVDSQAPEVAILRVSGLRCAGCVRSLETQLKEQPGVDAAAVNLVTGTAVVTYSPTETTPTAIVEHINQGRFQATLAEANALLELPTASEETSLPRLAIALVLLILSSVGHGIDLLPGHWPMLEAMIWHWGLATIALVLPGWEILREGMIGLIQHRPNMNTLVALGALGAYLTSTVAWLWPALGWECFFDEPVMILGFILLGRSLEQRVRQQAQRDLRSLLALQPQQALWQPSLTATDRWPIPISRIQVGDWLWVDTGEPFPADGTIVAGETLVDESMLTGESLPVPKGVGASVLGGSRNVGAAVTLRVERCGRASFLGQILDLVVQAQNRKAPVQQMADVVAGYFGYGVLALAAVTALFWSAIAPHFFPALTSSTPLLPLKLALSVLVIACPCALGLATPIALLVGTSHAAAKGLIIRGGDVLERSQQLDTIVFDKTGTLTTGELAVAEINLYGDQSSEEVLYLLASLEHKSRHPLAVAIQKAWAATNQTRELATVTEVETALGLGISGWIEGHLYRAGRLSWLREQGVDCPSLEVETHVALACDRQLIAVVTFRDRLRPEAVSTIQALQAQGYEIHVLTGDTAKAAQHLLEPLGLPPRHLHTDLQPQQKLALIEEWQAEGKTVAMVGDGMNDAPALTAAQVGISLGTGTEVAIEAADIILTRNQLGDLLAVLELSRATFRKIQQNLLWAVAYNIVGLPLAAGAALPLWGLSLTPGMAAACMAMSSIAVVLNSLSLGRR; via the coding sequence GTGTCCCTAAGTTCAAGTGTTGATTCCCAAGCCCCTGAGGTAGCCATCCTGCGGGTGAGCGGTTTGCGCTGTGCTGGCTGTGTGCGATCCCTAGAAACCCAGCTCAAGGAGCAGCCCGGTGTGGATGCAGCGGCAGTGAATCTGGTGACAGGAACCGCCGTGGTCACCTATTCCCCCACAGAGACAACACCGACAGCCATTGTGGAGCACATCAACCAAGGTCGGTTTCAGGCCACCCTTGCAGAAGCCAATGCCCTTTTGGAACTGCCCACGGCCTCTGAGGAAACCTCTTTGCCAAGGTTGGCGATCGCCCTTGTGCTCCTTATTCTCTCCAGCGTCGGACACGGCATTGATCTCCTGCCGGGGCACTGGCCAATGTTAGAAGCGATGATCTGGCACTGGGGTCTAGCAACCATTGCCCTTGTCCTGCCGGGGTGGGAGATTCTGCGGGAAGGAATGATAGGCCTGATCCAACATCGCCCGAATATGAATACGCTGGTGGCGCTGGGTGCCTTGGGGGCTTACCTCACCAGTACGGTGGCGTGGCTGTGGCCGGCCTTGGGGTGGGAGTGTTTCTTTGATGAACCGGTGATGATCCTTGGCTTTATTTTGCTGGGGCGATCGCTGGAGCAACGGGTACGTCAACAGGCACAACGGGACTTGCGATCGCTCCTTGCCCTGCAACCGCAACAGGCGCTATGGCAACCCAGTTTGACCGCTACCGATCGCTGGCCCATTCCCATTAGTCGTATCCAAGTGGGGGACTGGTTGTGGGTGGACACTGGGGAACCCTTTCCTGCGGATGGCACGATTGTGGCGGGAGAGACCTTGGTAGATGAATCCATGCTGACAGGAGAATCTCTGCCAGTGCCTAAGGGGGTAGGAGCCTCTGTTCTTGGCGGCAGTCGCAATGTTGGTGCTGCTGTGACCCTACGGGTAGAACGCTGTGGTCGCGCCTCATTTTTGGGACAGATTTTAGACCTCGTGGTGCAAGCACAAAACCGCAAAGCCCCGGTGCAGCAGATGGCGGATGTGGTAGCCGGCTATTTTGGCTATGGGGTGCTGGCGTTGGCGGCAGTAACGGCGCTCTTTTGGAGCGCGATCGCCCCCCATTTCTTTCCAGCTCTCACCAGCAGTACACCCCTATTGCCCCTAAAGCTTGCCTTGAGTGTTCTGGTGATTGCCTGTCCCTGTGCCCTTGGCCTCGCTACTCCTATTGCGCTCCTTGTGGGAACCAGTCATGCCGCTGCCAAAGGCTTAATTATTCGCGGCGGCGATGTGCTTGAGCGCAGTCAGCAGTTGGACACGATTGTGTTTGATAAGACGGGCACACTGACGACCGGTGAACTGGCGGTGGCCGAGATCAACCTCTATGGCGATCAATCTTCAGAGGAAGTGCTGTATCTACTTGCCAGCCTAGAGCACAAGAGTCGCCATCCCCTTGCAGTGGCGATTCAGAAGGCGTGGGCTGCTACAAACCAGACAAGAGAGCTGGCAACGGTAACCGAGGTTGAAACTGCCCTCGGACTGGGGATCAGTGGCTGGATTGAAGGGCATCTCTATCGTGCAGGACGCCTCAGTTGGCTGCGTGAGCAGGGGGTTGACTGCCCTTCTCTAGAAGTGGAAACCCATGTGGCCTTGGCCTGCGATCGCCAGCTCATTGCTGTGGTGACTTTTCGCGATCGCCTGCGCCCAGAGGCAGTCAGCACTATTCAAGCCCTGCAAGCCCAAGGCTATGAGATCCATGTCCTGACGGGGGACACTGCAAAGGCTGCACAGCATCTCCTAGAACCTCTCGGCCTACCGCCAAGGCATCTCCACACAGACCTCCAGCCGCAGCAAAAGCTGGCGCTCATTGAGGAGTGGCAAGCTGAGGGCAAAACAGTCGCCATGGTGGGGGATGGGATGAATGATGCTCCCGCTCTGACGGCAGCTCAGGTGGGCATTAGCCTTGGGACGGGCACAGAGGTCGCCATTGAAGCAGCCGATATTATCCTCACCCGCAATCAGCTGGGCGATCTGCTCGCCGTGCTAGAGCTAAGCCGCGCCACCTTCCGCAAAATTCAGCAAAACCTCCTCTGGGCGGTGGCCTACAATATCGTGGGCTTACCCCTTGCAGCGGGGGCTGCCTTACCCCTGTGGGGACTCAGTCTCACGCCGGGAATGGCTGCTGCTTGTATGGCTATGAGTTCGATTGCCGTTGTCCTCAATTCCCTAAGCCTTGGACGCCGTTGA
- a CDS encoding DUF3352 domain-containing protein — protein sequence MQQHQRSLWSLFWVFILCWLVLTCGQPAFAADSDDLIFVPRQAQSVLKLNQRPSSDPLRSFWERFWTSQLAHWGWSWSEVSAWVGEGVTVAQFPCPEACPSPRQLWILPLKRPEAATAFLEAYWQSHPFEAQVYQNIPLQVGKNLVTAQVGDRLLVASDVETMTASLGSAVTADGNLAGLGFYQSARPQLAAQPTALYYANLQSLSRDHRELAPTYNRLLLAVNAQNNELRLDTVLHRTSDPTLRSDPLDLEFLRSQEPLPTVVVAGSHLPEGYSQLTEALADYRFGKTPQGDEIASQLLRDLTVEIPLDVTRQIFPLASDRFSLALWHQADEQWQWWWQTRNTPEAATVLQQLDDLARTNGYEVNRLVLNKEPITAWVKLILDPQTSEGLVSDVAAAYEQRGDRLILASSLSVLSPSQNKKVSWLPENLLRQRQGIRGLVYARWPELFAPLSQRWPLLQYLNGISAGWLERLQSITLVNYGVRDRLQHLELILNSKKD from the coding sequence ATGCAACAGCACCAGCGATCGCTATGGTCATTGTTTTGGGTCTTTATCCTCTGCTGGTTGGTTCTAACGTGTGGCCAGCCGGCCTTTGCTGCCGATAGCGATGACTTGATCTTTGTCCCCCGTCAAGCCCAGAGTGTCCTCAAGCTGAATCAACGTCCCAGTAGCGATCCCCTACGTTCTTTTTGGGAGCGTTTTTGGACATCCCAACTGGCTCATTGGGGCTGGTCGTGGTCTGAGGTCAGTGCTTGGGTGGGAGAGGGGGTGACGGTTGCTCAGTTCCCCTGCCCTGAAGCGTGTCCATCCCCTCGGCAGTTGTGGATTCTGCCCCTGAAACGCCCAGAGGCAGCAACGGCTTTTTTGGAAGCCTACTGGCAGAGCCATCCCTTTGAGGCGCAAGTCTATCAAAATATCCCCCTCCAAGTGGGCAAGAACTTGGTGACGGCACAGGTGGGCGATCGCCTGCTGGTGGCTTCGGATGTGGAGACCATGACTGCTAGCTTAGGGTCGGCAGTAACCGCAGATGGTAATCTTGCGGGTTTGGGCTTTTACCAATCTGCTCGGCCGCAACTGGCGGCTCAGCCCACCGCCTTGTACTATGCCAACCTGCAATCCCTGAGTCGTGATCATCGCGAACTGGCACCCACCTACAATCGTCTGCTCCTAGCAGTGAACGCCCAAAATAATGAGCTTCGTCTGGACACCGTTCTACACCGCACCAGTGATCCAACCCTGCGTTCTGACCCCCTTGACCTAGAGTTCCTCCGTTCTCAAGAACCGCTTCCGACGGTGGTGGTTGCAGGTTCCCACTTGCCAGAGGGCTATAGCCAACTCACTGAGGCTTTGGCAGACTACCGCTTTGGCAAAACTCCCCAAGGGGATGAGATTGCCAGCCAACTGCTGCGGGATTTAACGGTAGAGATACCGCTGGACGTCACGAGGCAGATTTTTCCCTTGGCCAGCGATCGCTTTAGCCTTGCCCTTTGGCACCAAGCCGATGAACAGTGGCAATGGTGGTGGCAGACACGCAATACCCCAGAGGCGGCAACTGTGCTGCAACAACTGGATGATCTTGCCCGGACCAATGGCTATGAGGTGAATCGCTTGGTCTTGAATAAAGAGCCCATCACTGCTTGGGTGAAATTAATTCTTGATCCGCAGACCAGTGAAGGCTTGGTCTCTGATGTCGCCGCCGCCTATGAGCAGCGGGGCGATCGCCTGATTCTGGCATCCTCCCTATCGGTACTGTCCCCTAGCCAGAATAAAAAAGTGTCTTGGCTGCCAGAGAACCTCCTGCGACAGCGGCAAGGGATTCGTGGGCTGGTCTATGCCCGTTGGCCAGAGCTATTTGCCCCCTTGAGCCAGCGTTGGCCGTTACTTCAGTATCTCAATGGCATCAGTGCCGGCTGGCTGGAACGTCTGCAAAGCATTACCTTGGTGAATTATGGCGTTCGCGATCGCCTGCAACACCTAGAACTGATTTTGAACAGCAAAAAAGATTAG
- a CDS encoding phosphoribulokinase, whose translation MSSKPDRVVLIGVAGDSGCGKSTFLRRLADLFGEEFMTVICLDDYHSLDRKQRKETGITALDPRANNFDLMYEQIKALKNGESIMKPIYNHETGTIDPPEKVDPNHVIVIEGLHPLYDERVRSLIDFSVYLDISDDVKIAWKIKRDMAERGHSYEDVIASINARRPDFMAYIDPQKQYADVVLQILPTQLVKEEKVGNILRVRMLQREGIPGFEPVYLFDEGSTITWIPCGRKLTCSYPGIRLSYGPDEYYGHPVSVLEVDGRFEKLDELIYIESHLSNTSTKHYGEMTELLLRHRDYPGSDNGSGMFQVLTGLKMRATYERLTSRDVATVTNR comes from the coding sequence ATGAGCAGTAAGCCAGACCGTGTGGTTCTCATCGGCGTTGCTGGAGACTCCGGCTGTGGTAAATCAACGTTTTTGCGCCGACTGGCCGATCTGTTTGGCGAAGAGTTTATGACTGTGATTTGCTTGGATGACTATCACAGTCTGGATCGCAAGCAGCGGAAGGAAACGGGGATTACGGCTCTTGATCCCCGCGCCAACAACTTTGATCTGATGTATGAGCAGATCAAGGCTCTCAAAAATGGCGAATCAATCATGAAACCCATCTACAACCACGAAACGGGGACGATTGATCCGCCAGAGAAGGTTGATCCCAACCACGTGATTGTGATTGAAGGGCTGCATCCCCTCTACGATGAACGGGTGCGATCGCTGATTGACTTTAGTGTGTATCTCGACATCAGCGACGATGTAAAAATTGCTTGGAAAATCAAGCGGGACATGGCCGAACGGGGTCACAGCTATGAAGACGTGATTGCTTCCATCAATGCCCGTCGTCCCGACTTCATGGCCTATATCGATCCCCAAAAGCAGTACGCTGATGTGGTCTTGCAAATTCTGCCGACCCAATTGGTCAAAGAGGAAAAAGTGGGCAATATTCTGCGGGTACGGATGCTGCAACGGGAAGGCATCCCCGGCTTTGAGCCAGTCTATCTCTTTGATGAAGGCTCGACAATTACTTGGATTCCCTGCGGTCGTAAGCTCACCTGCTCTTATCCAGGCATTCGCCTCAGCTACGGACCTGATGAATACTATGGTCACCCCGTTTCCGTGCTAGAAGTGGACGGTCGCTTTGAGAAACTTGATGAACTGATTTACATTGAGAGCCACCTGAGTAATACTTCCACCAAGCACTATGGGGAAATGACAGAATTACTCCTGCGGCACCGTGACTATCCGGGTTCGGACAATGGTTCGGGGATGTTTCAAGTGCTAACGGGGCTGAAGATGCGTGCCACCTATGAGCGCTTGACCTCGCGGGATGTGGCCACTGTCACCAACCGCTAG
- the trxB gene encoding thioredoxin-disulfide reductase yields MTPPRIENVVIIGSGPAGYTAAIYGARANLKPFMFEGYQIGGLPGGQLMTTTEVENFPGFPEGIQGPQLMARMKAQAQRWGTEMVTEDVIQVDFNQRPFLISSAERQVYAHSVIICTGATAKRLHLPGEEQYWTKGVSACAICDGATPIFKDVELAVIGGGDSAAEEAVYLTKYGSHVHLLVRSDKMRASKAMQDRVFANPKITVHWQTEAREILGDGNLMTGLRIINKATGEESVLPVRGLFYAIGHTPNTQLFKDFLELDSVGYIITRHGTHTNVEGVFAAGDVQDHDYRQAVTAAGSGCMAALDAERWLSARGLIQEFHQTETETKPAETTKPTTSPEQAFDPNAIKHRGSYALRKLFHESDRLLLVKYVSPTCGPCHTLKPILDRLVEEFDGKVQLIEIDITEDSAIAEQAGVTSTPTIQLFKNKELLEVMVGMKPKSQYRETIQRYLA; encoded by the coding sequence ATGACACCGCCACGGATTGAAAACGTTGTCATTATTGGTTCTGGCCCTGCGGGCTACACGGCAGCCATCTATGGCGCTCGCGCCAACCTCAAGCCCTTCATGTTTGAAGGGTATCAAATTGGGGGTCTGCCCGGCGGCCAACTCATGACCACCACCGAAGTGGAAAACTTTCCCGGCTTTCCCGAAGGTATTCAAGGGCCACAACTGATGGCACGGATGAAGGCGCAAGCGCAGCGCTGGGGCACGGAGATGGTGACTGAAGATGTGATTCAAGTGGATTTTAATCAACGCCCCTTTCTCATTAGCTCAGCCGAGCGGCAGGTCTATGCCCACAGTGTGATTATCTGTACCGGTGCCACGGCCAAACGCCTGCATCTACCAGGGGAAGAGCAGTATTGGACAAAGGGAGTCTCCGCCTGTGCCATTTGTGATGGGGCAACGCCGATTTTTAAGGATGTGGAGTTGGCAGTGATTGGGGGCGGCGATAGTGCAGCGGAAGAAGCAGTGTATTTGACAAAATATGGCTCCCATGTGCATCTCCTTGTCCGCAGTGACAAAATGCGCGCCAGTAAGGCAATGCAGGATCGGGTCTTTGCCAATCCCAAAATTACGGTTCACTGGCAAACGGAGGCGCGGGAGATCCTTGGGGATGGCAATTTAATGACGGGTCTGCGGATTATCAACAAAGCCACGGGGGAAGAATCTGTGCTGCCGGTGCGCGGCCTATTCTACGCCATTGGTCACACCCCCAATACCCAACTCTTCAAAGATTTTCTGGAATTGGATAGCGTCGGCTACATTATTACCCGTCACGGTACCCATACCAATGTGGAGGGCGTCTTTGCTGCGGGGGATGTCCAAGATCATGACTACCGTCAAGCGGTGACAGCGGCCGGCAGTGGCTGTATGGCTGCCCTTGATGCAGAACGTTGGCTCTCGGCGCGGGGTCTAATTCAGGAGTTTCATCAAACGGAAACCGAGACCAAACCCGCAGAAACAACGAAACCTACGACATCCCCAGAACAGGCGTTTGATCCCAATGCCATTAAGCATCGAGGTAGCTATGCGCTGCGCAAGCTCTTCCACGAGAGCGATCGCCTGCTGTTGGTGAAATATGTCTCCCCCACCTGTGGCCCCTGCCATACGCTCAAGCCGATTTTGGATCGCCTAGTTGAGGAATTTGACGGCAAGGTGCAGCTCATTGAAATTGACATCACTGAAGATAGCGCGATCGCTGAGCAAGCCGGCGTCACTAGTACACCCACGATTCAACTCTTCAAAAATAAAGAACTTCTAGAGGTGATGGTGGGCATGAAACCCAAGAGCCAATACCGCGAAACCATCCAACGCTACCTTGCCTAG
- a CDS encoding ABC transporter permease, translated as MLPLTVSRLWTISRNVFNETLRERVLYVTAVFAIGLALAIVILGQVSAGTQDKISLDVGMAGISLFGLLIAAFVGGGLLNKEIEKRTILVMLAKPISRAEFIIGKHLGLSAVLLVLVALMTLILFLLMSLNQFAYPAGPLIVTSLYIALQLALLTAAALLFGSFTSSLIATLLTVALYFMGHFSQNLVILSQKMESDAVRQLMQFLYLIFPDLSRLDFKNTAVYGMLPSVPALVANAFYGVIYTVALLAIATWIFSRRNF; from the coding sequence ATGTTGCCGTTAACGGTGAGTCGCCTCTGGACAATTAGCCGTAATGTTTTCAATGAAACCCTGCGGGAGCGGGTTCTCTACGTCACTGCTGTATTTGCCATTGGCCTTGCCTTAGCGATCGTGATTTTGGGACAGGTGTCAGCAGGAACCCAAGACAAAATTAGCCTTGATGTGGGGATGGCGGGTATTTCCCTTTTTGGCTTGCTGATTGCGGCCTTCGTTGGCGGCGGTCTTCTCAACAAAGAGATAGAAAAGCGCACCATCCTAGTCATGCTAGCGAAACCCATCAGCCGGGCGGAATTTATTATTGGCAAACATTTGGGCTTATCAGCAGTTTTGCTGGTGCTGGTGGCACTGATGACGCTGATTCTGTTTCTTCTCATGAGCTTGAACCAGTTTGCCTATCCCGCCGGCCCTTTGATAGTTACCTCTCTGTACATTGCACTGCAACTGGCACTGTTGACAGCAGCCGCTTTGCTTTTTGGCAGTTTCACCAGTTCCTTGATTGCCACGCTGCTAACGGTGGCACTGTACTTTATGGGGCACTTTAGCCAAAACTTGGTGATCCTCAGCCAAAAGATGGAGAGTGATGCCGTACGGCAACTGATGCAATTTCTCTATCTGATCTTTCCCGATTTATCCCGCTTGGATTTTAAGAATACAGCGGTCTATGGCATGCTGCCCTCTGTACCGGCACTCGTGGCCAATGCTTTTTATGGCGTGATTTATACGGTAGCACTGCTGGCGATCGCCACTTGGATTTTCTCCCGTCGGAACTTTTAA
- the crtG gene encoding 2,2'-beta-hydroxylase CrtG has protein sequence MIPYNLSDPHLFGIMVGVMFLMVVSRLVLVAGFFSLVFAVAPWTPLKKRRVNLRPYQRGQFWREFGWSLVTAAIFAFAGAIAAVMWQRGWTAVYLELNSLWDYVYFPLSIGLVLLLHETYYYWLHRWMHQPKIYRRVHRVHHHSIVASPWTAFSFHPWEALLQAIFLPLIIMLVPLHPYAIVIQLSLMTVSSVINHLNLEIYPRGFAEHWLGQWLIGATHHSLHHSQLRCNYGLYFTFWDRWLGTESRDYLPLFRDRTQG, from the coding sequence ATGATTCCCTACAACCTCAGTGACCCCCACCTCTTTGGCATTATGGTTGGGGTCATGTTTTTAATGGTGGTCAGCCGCCTTGTGCTGGTGGCCGGCTTTTTTTCCCTTGTATTTGCGGTGGCTCCCTGGACACCCCTCAAGAAACGGCGGGTGAATTTGCGCCCCTACCAGCGGGGACAGTTTTGGCGGGAGTTTGGCTGGTCGTTGGTGACAGCGGCTATTTTTGCCTTCGCGGGGGCGATCGCCGCAGTGATGTGGCAGCGGGGCTGGACAGCAGTTTATCTAGAGTTAAATTCCCTTTGGGACTACGTTTACTTCCCCCTGAGTATTGGCCTTGTGCTGCTGCTCCACGAAACCTATTACTATTGGCTCCATCGCTGGATGCACCAACCGAAAATTTATCGCCGTGTCCATCGGGTGCATCACCATAGCATTGTTGCGTCTCCTTGGACCGCCTTTTCATTTCACCCGTGGGAAGCACTCCTACAGGCAATTTTCCTGCCGCTGATTATTATGCTTGTGCCCCTGCATCCCTACGCAATTGTCATTCAATTAAGCCTAATGACCGTCTCTAGTGTCATTAATCATCTGAATTTAGAAATCTATCCCCGCGGCTTTGCCGAGCATTGGTTGGGACAGTGGTTAATCGGGGCAACGCACCACAGTTTGCACCATAGTCAGCTTCGCTGTAATTACGGCCTCTATTTCACCTTTTGGGATCGCTGGCTGGGGACGGAGAGCCGCGATTATCTGCCGCTGTTTCGTGATCGCACCCAAGGCTGA
- a CDS encoding sulfite exporter TauE/SafE family protein has protein sequence MIGEIGLLTLAGLAAGFVNAIAGGGTLISFPALVAIGLPPVVANLTSTVALVPGYLGATVAQRQELKGQQQRLGRLFPSAVAGGITGAMLLLHTNEALFNALIPYLLFLAAVLLGVQEQVRAWLLRRISSPVVSEVGAMPLVFLAAIYGGYFGAGLSVILLAVLGIVLGESLTRLNGLKQILAFGINVAAAAFFVVSGEVVWPAALGMAIATIVGGLLGGKFARAVSPRLLRRTVVLLAIVLAIIYWLR, from the coding sequence ATGATAGGTGAGATTGGGCTACTCACACTTGCCGGTCTGGCGGCGGGCTTTGTCAATGCCATTGCCGGTGGGGGAACGCTGATTAGTTTCCCGGCCTTGGTGGCGATCGGCTTGCCGCCAGTAGTTGCCAATCTCACTAGCACGGTGGCTTTGGTGCCCGGTTACTTGGGAGCAACGGTGGCGCAACGACAGGAGTTAAAGGGTCAGCAACAGCGCCTTGGTCGGCTATTCCCCAGTGCTGTGGCAGGGGGCATCACGGGGGCAATGTTACTCCTGCACACCAACGAGGCACTGTTTAATGCCTTGATTCCCTATTTGCTTTTCTTGGCCGCTGTTCTCTTGGGGGTTCAGGAACAGGTGCGGGCTTGGTTACTGCGGCGAATCAGTTCCCCTGTTGTATCCGAGGTGGGAGCAATGCCCTTGGTGTTTTTGGCAGCGATCTATGGCGGCTACTTTGGTGCCGGGCTAAGTGTAATTTTGCTGGCGGTGCTGGGCATTGTCTTAGGGGAGAGTCTGACCCGCCTCAATGGTTTGAAGCAAATTTTGGCCTTTGGGATCAATGTCGCTGCTGCAGCGTTTTTTGTGGTGTCGGGGGAGGTGGTGTGGCCTGCTGCTCTGGGGATGGCGATCGCCACCATTGTAGGCGGGCTTTTGGGGGGTAAATTTGCCCGTGCAGTCAGCCCTAGGCTCTTGCGCCGTACCGTGGTTCTTTTGGCCATTGTGCTAGCGATCATTTACTGGTTGCGATAG
- a CDS encoding 50S ribosomal protein L32 gives MACPKKKTSKSKRSMRRAVWKRQAALQAQRALSIGKSILTERAQGFYFPEAEEETEDEQE, from the coding sequence ATGGCCTGCCCCAAGAAGAAAACCTCGAAGTCCAAGCGCAGTATGCGCCGTGCGGTCTGGAAGCGTCAAGCTGCTCTCCAAGCTCAACGCGCCCTCTCAATTGGCAAATCGATTTTGACCGAGCGCGCCCAAGGCTTCTACTTCCCTGAAGCTGAAGAAGAAACCGAAGACGAGCAGGAGTAA